One genomic segment of Bernardetia sp. includes these proteins:
- the recF gene encoding DNA replication/repair protein RecF (All proteins in this family for which functions are known are DNA-binding proteins that assist the filamentation of RecA onto DNA for the initiation of recombination or recombinational repair.): protein MWIKHLQLTHFRNHEDTKSDFEEHINCLVGKNGSGKTNLLDGIYYLCIGRGAFSYTDTQHLQHGKTFFSLKGTFEKDNRKNTVHCIIEKGKQKTIKLNGKPYPKISEHVGNFPCVLLAPNDTDLIREGSELRRNFFDTIISQIHKNYIQLLIKQKQLLKQRNQLLKDADQQERFLKKDVLEIYDAQLLPIFSEIYRFRNEFIDNFLPIFSEIYAALADEEMKINYRSHLEEENFETIFKENLLKDVILQRTEKGTHRDDYKFILGKKMLKHYGSQGQQKSFVIALKLATFSIIYNQTQIKPILLLDDIFDKLDENRIENLLKLLSKSDFGQVFVTDARPERTRKLLDSFGRPIAFFEVKNGTIIQ from the coding sequence ATGTGGATAAAACACCTTCAACTCACTCATTTCAGAAATCACGAAGATACAAAGTCAGATTTTGAAGAGCATATTAACTGTCTTGTTGGAAAAAATGGAAGTGGAAAAACAAACCTCTTAGATGGAATTTACTATCTCTGTATTGGTCGTGGGGCATTTAGCTATACAGATACACAGCACCTCCAACACGGAAAAACATTTTTCTCTTTGAAAGGAACTTTTGAGAAAGACAATCGAAAAAACACGGTTCATTGTATCATAGAGAAGGGAAAACAAAAAACTATCAAGCTCAATGGCAAACCTTATCCCAAAATTAGTGAACATGTGGGTAATTTTCCTTGTGTGCTTCTTGCTCCTAATGATACTGATTTGATAAGAGAAGGAAGCGAACTTCGTCGCAATTTTTTTGATACCATTATTTCACAGATTCATAAAAACTATATTCAGCTTCTCATCAAGCAAAAACAGCTTTTGAAGCAGCGCAATCAACTTTTAAAAGATGCTGACCAGCAAGAGCGTTTTCTAAAAAAAGATGTGTTAGAAATTTATGACGCACAGCTTTTGCCTATTTTTTCAGAAATCTATCGTTTTAGAAATGAGTTTATAGATAATTTTTTGCCTATTTTTTCAGAGATTTATGCAGCTTTAGCAGATGAAGAAATGAAAATAAATTATCGTTCGCACTTAGAAGAAGAAAATTTTGAAACAATTTTTAAAGAGAATTTACTCAAAGATGTAATCTTACAACGTACTGAAAAAGGAACGCACCGAGACGATTATAAATTTATTTTAGGAAAAAAAATGCTCAAACACTACGGTTCGCAAGGACAGCAGAAATCTTTTGTAATTGCGCTCAAACTAGCTACGTTTTCTATTATTTATAATCAGACACAGATAAAACCGATTCTGCTTTTAGATGATATTTTTGATAAACTAGACGAAAACCGAATTGAAAACCTTTTGAAACTTCTTTCTAAGTCTGATTTTGGGCAAGTATTTGTAACTGACGCTCGTCCAGAGCGCACAAGAAAACTTTTAGATTCTTTTGGCAGACCTATCGCTTTTTTTGAGGTAAAGAATGGAACAATAATCCAATAA
- the typA gene encoding translational GTPase TypA: protein MQSIRNIAIIAHVDHGKTTLVDKMLVTGNLFKEHERPGELIMDNNDIERERGITILAKNVSIDYKGTKINIIDTPGHADFGGEVERVLNMADGVLLLVDAFEGAMPQTRFVLQKAIGLGLKPIVVVNKVDKLNCKPNEVQDQVFDLMFSLGASEDQLDFPTIFGSAKQGWMSTDWEQPTDTIVPLLDTIIETIPAPEVEEGTPQLQITSLDYSTYIGRIAIGRLVRGTLNTGQTVSLMKRDGSVKKNRIKELYVFEGLGKRKVEEIQAGDICAIVGLEDFEIGDTVADRDEPEALPPIAIDEPTMSMVFTINNSPFYGKEGKFVTSRHLKERLEKELEKNLALRVEPTESADSFNVFGRGVLHLSVLIETMRREGYELQVGQPQVIIKHIDGKKCEPIEELTIDIPENLSGKAIELVTQRKGELLEMNPKDDRTILKFEMPSRGIIGLRNQLLTATAGEAIMYHRFKDFEPFKGEIKGRTSGSLISMEQGSAIPYSINKLQDRGIFFVDQNEEIYEGQVIGEHTRGSDLVVNVTKGKKLTNMRASGSDDKNKIAPPVKFSLEEALEYIQADEYVELTPQSLRLRKIYLTEVDRKRYAKTFATV from the coding sequence ATGCAGTCTATTAGAAATATCGCTATCATTGCTCACGTTGACCATGGCAAAACAACTTTGGTTGATAAAATGCTCGTTACTGGAAATCTTTTTAAAGAACACGAACGCCCAGGAGAACTTATCATGGACAACAATGATATTGAGCGTGAACGTGGAATTACAATCCTAGCAAAAAATGTTTCTATTGACTATAAAGGAACAAAAATTAATATTATCGACACCCCAGGTCACGCCGATTTTGGTGGTGAAGTAGAGCGTGTTTTGAATATGGCTGATGGCGTTTTGCTTTTAGTAGATGCCTTTGAAGGAGCGATGCCTCAAACTCGTTTTGTACTTCAAAAAGCGATTGGCTTAGGCTTGAAACCGATTGTAGTTGTAAATAAAGTAGATAAACTCAACTGTAAGCCAAACGAAGTACAAGACCAAGTATTTGACTTAATGTTTTCACTTGGTGCATCAGAAGACCAATTAGATTTTCCTACTATTTTTGGTTCTGCAAAACAAGGTTGGATGAGTACAGACTGGGAGCAGCCTACTGACACAATCGTTCCACTTTTAGATACAATTATTGAGACTATCCCTGCGCCAGAAGTAGAGGAAGGAACTCCACAGCTTCAAATTACATCATTAGACTACTCTACATATATCGGTCGTATTGCAATCGGTCGTTTAGTTCGTGGAACACTCAATACAGGACAGACAGTTTCGCTAATGAAGCGTGATGGAAGTGTTAAGAAAAATAGAATCAAAGAGCTTTATGTTTTTGAAGGTTTAGGAAAACGTAAGGTAGAAGAAATACAAGCAGGTGATATTTGTGCGATTGTTGGCTTAGAAGACTTCGAAATTGGAGACACAGTAGCAGACAGAGATGAGCCAGAAGCATTGCCACCAATTGCGATTGATGAGCCTACAATGTCAATGGTATTTACTATCAACAACTCTCCTTTTTATGGTAAAGAAGGAAAATTTGTAACTTCTCGCCACCTTAAAGAGCGTTTGGAAAAAGAATTAGAGAAAAACTTAGCTCTTCGTGTTGAGCCAACAGAATCAGCAGATTCGTTTAATGTATTCGGACGTGGTGTACTTCACTTATCTGTTTTGATTGAAACGATGCGTCGTGAAGGATATGAATTGCAAGTAGGACAGCCACAAGTAATCATCAAACATATTGATGGTAAAAAGTGTGAGCCAATAGAAGAATTAACGATAGATATTCCAGAGAATCTTTCTGGAAAGGCGATTGAGCTTGTAACACAAAGAAAAGGAGAACTTTTAGAAATGAATCCGAAAGACGACCGTACAATTTTGAAGTTTGAAATGCCTTCTCGTGGAATTATTGGTCTTCGTAACCAACTTCTCACAGCAACAGCTGGAGAGGCGATTATGTATCACCGTTTTAAAGACTTTGAGCCATTCAAAGGAGAAATCAAAGGACGTACAAGTGGTTCACTTATTTCTATGGAACAAGGAAGTGCCATTCCTTACAGTATCAATAAGCTACAAGACAGAGGAATTTTCTTTGTTGACCAAAACGAGGAAATTTATGAAGGACAAGTAATTGGAGAGCATACTCGTGGTAGTGATTTGGTTGTCAATGTAACCAAAGGAAAGAAACTTACCAACATGAGAGCTTCTGGTTCGGATGATAAAAACAAAATTGCTCCTCCAGTAAAATTCTCTTTAGAAGAGGCTTTAGAATATATTCAAGCAGACGAATATGTTGAGCTTACACCACAATCTTTGCGTCTAAGAAAAATTTATTTGACAGAAGTGGATAGAAAACGCTACGCAAAGACATTTGCTACTGTTTAG
- a CDS encoding YwqG family protein — protein MIELPSELESYRSQLEDSEKDFIKITTEKVEKSSPTESKIGGYPFLPKGFAYPKDKDGTPLEFLAQINFLDVPQNDIYPKNGIIQFFISFDDLYGADLDYETLQEGYRVIYHENIEKEVETNFDFLDSLRENGLSPLSHKNILKMSFQKASEYVSATDYQFENYFGKSIYDFFEKFEEEDEMVEFYYENIDKSGHKLGGYANFTQDDPRAFSETLNKDYELLFQLDSNEDVEDICWGDVGIGNFFIKREDLINRKFSKVIFTWDCG, from the coding sequence ATGATTGAACTACCATCAGAACTAGAAAGCTATCGTTCTCAATTAGAAGACTCGGAAAAAGACTTTATAAAAATAACTACCGAAAAGGTGGAAAAGTCATCTCCTACGGAAAGTAAAATAGGAGGTTATCCATTTTTGCCTAAAGGTTTTGCTTATCCAAAAGATAAAGATGGTACTCCTTTAGAGTTTTTGGCTCAAATCAATTTTTTAGATGTACCACAGAACGATATTTATCCAAAAAATGGAATCATACAGTTTTTTATCAGTTTTGATGATTTATATGGTGCTGACTTAGATTATGAGACCCTACAAGAAGGCTACAGAGTGATATATCATGAAAATATAGAGAAAGAAGTAGAGACAAATTTTGATTTTTTAGATTCACTTAGAGAAAATGGTTTAAGTCCTCTTTCTCACAAAAACATCCTTAAAATGAGCTTTCAAAAAGCTAGTGAATATGTCTCAGCAACTGATTATCAGTTTGAGAACTATTTTGGAAAATCCATTTACGATTTTTTTGAAAAGTTTGAAGAGGAAGATGAAATGGTAGAGTTTTACTATGAGAATATTGATAAAAGTGGACACAAATTAGGAGGGTACGCTAACTTTACACAAGATGACCCAAGAGCTTTTAGTGAAACCCTCAATAAAGATTACGAACTTCTTTTTCAATTAGACTCTAATGAAGATGTTGAGGATATTTGTTGGGGAGATGTTGGAATTGGTAATTTCTTCATCAAAAGAGAAGACCTCATCAATAGAAAATTTTCAAAAGTAATTTTTACGTGGGATTGTGGGTAG
- a CDS encoding sensor histidine kinase codes for MKLKTVELLDQLVEIGKEIKNYQEILGRVKSIAKMGLWEVNLEKQTVFWSDITRQIHEAEDGYSPSVEEGINFYVEGESRDLIIKVFTRAVEKGENYDVEVEIRTAKGNRIWARAIGISEFKDGKCERVYGLFQDINESYIRRQELEQQKELFRQTFEYAPNGMALISLEGKWVQVNQQVCNMLGYTKEELAKLTFHDITHPEDLDLDLKLLEELMAGKRESYQMEKRYYDKYNHIVWVLLSVSMMKNKAGKPLHFVSQLTDITEKKLLLEKTLAQNERLLNFAHIVSHNLRSHTSNFSMLLSMMKMEHPDTAKNDYYPMLTQSSDKLQETLSYLNEIVVMQSEVKDNIEALNLYEYIEKVQVSIQSQVTSTNTDIINRVDKNHFVEAIPAYLESIILNFLTNSIKYRAEGRKANINIFSEEHPHFIAFSVKDNGLGIDLKRNGKKLFGMYKTFHDKEDSRGIGLFITKSQIEALGGRVEVESEVNQGTTFKIYLRNAKV; via the coding sequence ATGAAATTAAAAACGGTTGAACTACTAGACCAATTAGTAGAAATAGGAAAAGAAATCAAAAACTACCAAGAAATACTTGGGCGAGTTAAAAGTATAGCCAAAATGGGACTTTGGGAGGTGAATTTAGAAAAACAAACTGTTTTTTGGAGTGATATTACTCGCCAAATACACGAAGCAGAAGATGGATATAGTCCTAGCGTTGAAGAAGGTATTAATTTTTATGTAGAAGGAGAGAGTAGAGACTTGATTATAAAAGTTTTTACAAGAGCTGTCGAAAAAGGAGAAAATTATGACGTAGAAGTAGAAATTAGAACAGCTAAAGGAAATCGCATTTGGGCAAGAGCTATCGGAATTAGTGAGTTTAAGGATGGGAAGTGTGAACGAGTGTATGGACTGTTTCAAGATATTAATGAGTCATATATAAGAAGACAAGAGTTAGAACAGCAAAAAGAACTTTTCAGACAAACCTTTGAATATGCTCCTAACGGAATGGCACTCATTAGCTTGGAGGGCAAGTGGGTACAAGTAAATCAGCAGGTTTGTAATATGTTGGGTTATACAAAAGAAGAGCTTGCCAAACTCACTTTTCATGATATTACTCATCCAGAAGATTTAGACTTAGATTTGAAACTTTTAGAAGAATTAATGGCTGGTAAAAGGGAAAGTTATCAGATGGAAAAGAGATATTATGATAAGTATAATCATATAGTTTGGGTATTACTTTCTGTTTCTATGATGAAGAACAAGGCTGGCAAGCCTCTCCATTTTGTTTCTCAACTAACTGATATTACAGAAAAGAAATTGTTATTGGAAAAAACGCTTGCTCAAAATGAAAGATTACTTAATTTTGCGCACATTGTATCTCATAATCTTCGTTCACATACTAGCAATTTTTCTATGCTTTTGTCTATGATGAAGATGGAACATCCAGACACAGCAAAAAATGATTATTATCCCATGCTGACACAATCTTCTGATAAATTACAAGAAACCTTGTCGTATCTTAATGAGATTGTGGTTATGCAAAGTGAGGTGAAAGATAATATAGAGGCTCTGAACCTATACGAATATATAGAGAAAGTACAAGTATCTATTCAAAGCCAAGTAACTTCTACTAATACTGACATAATAAATCGTGTAGATAAAAATCATTTTGTTGAAGCTATTCCAGCTTATTTAGAGAGTATTATTCTAAACTTTCTGACCAACTCTATCAAATATAGAGCAGAAGGAAGAAAAGCTAATATTAATATTTTTTCAGAAGAGCATCCACATTTTATAGCTTTTTCTGTAAAAGATAATGGATTAGGAATAGACTTAAAGAGGAATGGAAAAAAACTCTTTGGAATGTATAAAACATTTCATGATAAAGAAGATTCTCGTGGAATAGGTCTTTTTATTACCAAAAGTCAGATTGAGGCTCTTGGTGGCAGAGTTGAAGTTGAAAGTGAAGTTAATCAAGGAACAACATTTAAAATTTATTTAAGAAATGCAAAAGTTTAA
- a CDS encoding response regulator → MQKFNHVCIIDDDPIYVFTTRKLMEVSNLSKYIEIFKNGKEALDTLKPRIEVGEKVPEVILLDLNMPVMDGWEFLDAFVSPDTEKIIIYVVSSSIDPADMQKAKEYSQVSNYVVKPITPQRLKALFDEIEK, encoded by the coding sequence ATGCAAAAGTTTAATCACGTTTGTATCATAGACGACGACCCAATTTACGTTTTTACTACTCGTAAGCTCATGGAAGTCTCAAATCTCTCAAAGTATATAGAGATATTTAAAAACGGAAAAGAAGCATTGGATACTCTCAAACCTAGAATAGAGGTGGGTGAAAAAGTACCTGAAGTAATTCTTTTAGACTTAAATATGCCAGTTATGGATGGTTGGGAGTTTTTGGATGCCTTTGTATCTCCAGATACAGAAAAAATTATTATTTATGTTGTTTCATCTTCTATTGACCCAGCAGATATGCAAAAGGCAAAGGAGTATTCTCAAGTAAGTAATTATGTCGTTAAGCCTATTACTCCTCAAAGACTGAAAGCTCTCTTTGATGAGATAGAAAAATAG
- a CDS encoding dipeptidyl-peptidase 3 family protein: MNIKKNSKLAIFSLAICLGFWNCAPEKKDTTETITDSTAVVVETKNELVRPEIYAPFKLTTDVSQLSENEKKMIPLLIEAAKIMDGLFWQQAYMGDKDSLMSTLDNADTKKFVKINYGVWDRLEDNRPFIEGVGDKPLGANFYPTNMTKEEYEAFENDAKSSLYTFLRRDEEGKLKIVPYHEKFKTELEQAANYLRQAAELAEDASLKKYLTLRADALVTDEYMKSDMAWMDMKTNGIDIIIGAIETYEDHLYGQKAAYSSYVLVKDKSWSERLEKYAALLPQLQKDLPVDAKYKAEKPGSDSQLNAYDVVFYAGDCNAGSKTIAVNLPNDEQVQLKKGTRRSQLKNAMKAKFDQILVPISDMLITEEQRKHITFDAFFENTMFHEVAHGLGIKNTINGKGTVRESLKDMASALEEGKADILGLYMVTKLREMGELSEGELMDNYTTFLAGIFRSVRFGAASAHGKANMIRFNFFNEKGAFEKLEDGTYKVNPEKMAEAVNELSAKILTLQGDGDYEGVQALANDMGVIKADLQADLDKLSKANIPVDIIFEQGADVLGL, translated from the coding sequence ATGAACATCAAAAAAAACTCAAAACTAGCTATTTTTTCATTAGCTATTTGTCTTGGCTTTTGGAACTGTGCACCAGAGAAAAAAGACACAACAGAAACTATCACAGACTCAACTGCCGTAGTTGTAGAAACCAAAAATGAACTTGTGCGTCCAGAGATTTATGCGCCGTTCAAACTGACTACAGATGTTAGCCAACTTTCAGAAAATGAGAAAAAAATGATTCCTCTTCTGATAGAAGCAGCCAAAATTATGGATGGATTATTTTGGCAACAAGCCTACATGGGAGATAAAGATAGTTTGATGTCCACTTTAGATAATGCAGATACAAAGAAATTTGTCAAAATTAACTATGGGGTTTGGGATAGATTAGAAGATAATCGTCCGTTCATAGAAGGCGTAGGAGATAAGCCACTTGGCGCAAACTTCTATCCAACAAACATGACAAAAGAAGAGTACGAAGCTTTTGAAAACGATGCAAAATCAAGCCTTTATACATTTCTTAGAAGAGATGAAGAAGGTAAATTAAAAATTGTTCCTTATCACGAAAAATTCAAAACTGAATTAGAACAAGCTGCTAATTATTTGCGTCAGGCTGCTGAATTAGCAGAAGATGCAAGCCTTAAAAAATACTTGACTTTGCGTGCCGATGCGCTTGTTACAGATGAATATATGAAAAGTGATATGGCTTGGATGGACATGAAAACGAATGGTATTGACATTATCATTGGAGCAATAGAAACGTATGAAGACCATTTGTATGGACAAAAAGCAGCTTATTCGTCGTATGTTTTGGTAAAAGATAAATCTTGGAGTGAGCGTTTGGAAAAATACGCTGCACTTCTGCCACAGCTTCAAAAAGACTTACCTGTTGATGCAAAATACAAAGCTGAAAAACCGGGGTCAGACTCACAGCTTAATGCGTATGATGTTGTTTTTTATGCAGGAGATTGTAATGCAGGTAGCAAAACGATTGCCGTAAATCTCCCTAACGATGAGCAAGTACAACTTAAAAAAGGTACTCGTCGTTCACAGCTCAAAAATGCAATGAAGGCAAAATTTGACCAAATTTTAGTGCCTATTTCTGATATGCTTATCACAGAAGAGCAGCGCAAACACATTACTTTTGATGCCTTCTTTGAAAATACAATGTTCCACGAAGTCGCTCATGGCTTAGGTATCAAAAATACCATCAATGGCAAAGGAACAGTCAGAGAATCACTCAAAGATATGGCTTCTGCTTTAGAGGAAGGGAAAGCTGATATTTTGGGACTTTATATGGTAACAAAACTCCGTGAAATGGGAGAACTTTCAGAAGGCGAACTGATGGACAATTACACAACATTTTTAGCTGGTATTTTCCGTTCAGTTCGTTTTGGAGCTGCGTCGGCACACGGAAAAGCAAATATGATTCGTTTCAATTTCTTCAATGAAAAAGGTGCTTTCGAAAAGCTAGAAGACGGAACATACAAAGTAAATCCAGAGAAAATGGCAGAAGCTGTCAATGAACTTTCTGCTAAAATCCTTACACTTCAAGGCGATGGCGATTATGAAGGCGTACAAGCTCTAGCAAATGATATGGGAGTAATCAAAGCTGACTTACAAGCTGATTTGGATAAACTCTCAAAAGCAAATATTCCTGTTGATATTATTTTTGAGCAGGGAGCTGATGTTTTGGGATTGTAG
- a CDS encoding radical SAM protein has protein sequence MRLISHPILCNYYLTYRCNATCSFCDIWEKPSPFVKLENVEKNLSDLKKLGVKVIDFTGGEPLLHPQLADFLEIAKQKKFITTVTTNGIRYPKLAEKLKGKIDMLHFSLDAADAKTHDQMRGVKCFDKVIESIEIAKSLGERPDILCTVFEENFEEIEKIYKTITLKNKLVLILNPVFEYNSVDTLGNLNRQYLQNLLTFSKQKLVYLNEAFIDLRLEGGNHTEKPICRAASSTLVISPENKLVLPCYHLGKEEFNINDNLYQLYNSEKVQQLIEQEGRIKECEGCTINCYMQPSFAVEINRFFWKALPSTLKYNFMKGTWKQLF, from the coding sequence ATGCGCCTCATTTCCCACCCTATTTTATGCAACTATTATCTAACCTATCGCTGCAATGCAACGTGTAGTTTTTGTGATATTTGGGAAAAACCTTCGCCTTTTGTAAAACTAGAAAATGTAGAGAAAAATCTTTCTGACCTTAAAAAATTAGGTGTAAAAGTAATAGATTTTACTGGAGGAGAGCCTCTTTTGCATCCTCAACTAGCTGACTTTTTAGAAATTGCCAAGCAAAAAAAGTTTATTACCACCGTTACTACCAATGGAATCCGTTATCCAAAACTAGCCGAAAAACTCAAAGGCAAAATCGATATGCTTCATTTTTCCTTAGATGCTGCTGATGCAAAAACACACGACCAAATGCGTGGTGTAAAGTGTTTTGATAAAGTGATAGAATCTATAGAAATAGCCAAATCTTTGGGCGAACGACCAGATATTTTGTGTACTGTATTTGAAGAAAATTTCGAAGAGATAGAGAAAATATACAAAACCATAACGTTGAAAAATAAATTAGTTTTGATTCTCAATCCAGTTTTTGAATATAATTCTGTGGATACTTTAGGAAATTTGAATAGACAATATTTACAGAATCTACTTACCTTTTCTAAGCAAAAATTAGTCTATTTGAATGAAGCATTTATAGACTTGCGTTTGGAGGGAGGCAATCATACTGAAAAACCAATTTGTAGGGCTGCCAGTTCAACGCTTGTTATCTCACCAGAAAACAAACTGGTTTTGCCTTGCTATCATTTGGGAAAAGAAGAGTTTAACATCAATGATAATTTGTATCAACTTTATAATTCAGAAAAAGTGCAACAACTCATTGAGCAAGAAGGAAGGATAAAAGAATGTGAAGGCTGCACCATAAACTGTTATATGCAACCCTCTTTTGCTGTTGAAATAAACCGTTTTTTTTGGAAAGCTTTGCCTAGCACTCTAAAATACAACTTTATGAAAGGCACTTGGAAGCAGTTATTCTAA
- a CDS encoding four helix bundle protein, which yields MGKSILKEKSFHFAVRIVNLCKHLTIVQKEYVLSKQILKSGTSVGANIREAEFAQSNLDFIHKLSVSQKEINETIYWLELLKETSFINQGEFESLHYDATEVLKIITSSIKTMKSKIK from the coding sequence ATGGGTAAAAGTATTTTAAAAGAAAAGAGTTTTCATTTTGCCGTTCGGATTGTAAATTTATGTAAACACCTAACTATCGTTCAGAAAGAATATGTTTTATCGAAACAAATTCTGAAAAGTGGAACATCAGTAGGAGCTAACATAAGAGAAGCAGAGTTTGCACAAAGTAATTTAGATTTTATACATAAACTTTCTGTTTCACAAAAGGAAATAAACGAAACTATTTATTGGTTAGAGCTTTTGAAAGAAACGAGTTTTATAAATCAAGGAGAATTTGAAAGTTTGCATTATGATGCAACAGAAGTTTTGAAAATCATTACAAGCAGTATCAAAACAATGAAGTCAAAAATCAAATAG
- a CDS encoding response regulator has protein sequence MSKFNHVCVIDDDPIYTYLTDKVMKMVDFSNHIEFFKDGEDALNSLKPRLRSGRNVPEIIFLDLNMPIIDGWQFLDEIVKVNYKKKVIIYVVTSSIDPADTKRAESYSIVDKYVVKPITPEMLEELFADMNKN, from the coding sequence ATGTCTAAGTTCAATCATGTATGTGTAATAGATGATGACCCAATCTACACCTATCTAACGGATAAGGTAATGAAGATGGTAGATTTTTCTAACCATATTGAGTTTTTTAAGGATGGAGAAGACGCTCTAAATTCACTTAAACCTAGACTACGTTCGGGTAGGAATGTTCCAGAAATAATTTTCTTAGATTTGAATATGCCAATCATTGATGGATGGCAATTCTTAGATGAAATTGTAAAAGTAAATTATAAAAAGAAAGTGATTATTTATGTAGTTACTTCTTCTATTGACCCAGCAGATACAAAGCGAGCCGAAAGCTATTCTATCGTGGACAAATATGTTGTAAAGCCCATAACTCCAGAGATGCTAGAAGAACTTTTTGCAGACATGAACAAGAATTAA
- a CDS encoding pyridoxal phosphate-dependent aminotransferase: MSTVAVNTEILSRRVSEMEESQTLAMARKSRELKAEGHDIINMNLGEPDFKTPLFIQEAAKKAIDDGHFGYTPVAGIAPLREAISSKLKRENNLEYSPEQIVVSTGAKQSIANVMLALLDEGDEVIIITPYWVSYSGIVQLAQGKPVFVEGKIENDYKATAEDVKAAITDKTKAVIFSSPCNPTGSVFSEQELREIAEVIAPHPQITVVADEIYEYINFGEPHFSIGRVESLKDRVVTINGLSKGFAMTGWRLGYAAAPLAIAKACDKIQGQVTSGTNSITQHAAVTALNGSRKEVEEMNKAYQKRGKLIKSLLDEVEGFKCNTPQGAFYVFPDVSDFYGKNYNGKTIQNSEDFSMFLLEEAHVAVVMGDAFGAPSCIRLSFATSEDLIQNAVERIKKAVAKLS; this comes from the coding sequence ATGTCCACAGTAGCAGTAAATACAGAAATTTTGTCTCGTCGTGTTTCCGAAATGGAAGAATCTCAAACGTTGGCTATGGCTCGCAAAAGCCGTGAGCTAAAAGCAGAAGGACACGATATTATCAATATGAATTTGGGAGAACCCGATTTCAAAACACCTCTTTTTATTCAAGAAGCTGCAAAAAAGGCTATTGATGACGGACATTTTGGTTATACTCCAGTCGCTGGTATTGCTCCACTTCGTGAAGCAATTTCAAGCAAACTAAAAAGAGAAAATAATTTAGAGTATTCTCCAGAACAAATTGTTGTTTCAACAGGAGCAAAACAGTCTATTGCTAATGTAATGCTTGCGCTTTTAGACGAAGGCGATGAGGTAATTATCATTACGCCGTACTGGGTTTCATATTCAGGCATCGTACAACTAGCACAAGGAAAACCAGTATTTGTAGAGGGAAAAATAGAAAACGACTACAAAGCAACAGCAGAAGATGTAAAAGCTGCTATTACAGACAAGACAAAGGCTGTTATTTTCTCTTCACCTTGTAATCCGACAGGAAGCGTATTTTCAGAGCAAGAATTAAGAGAAATTGCAGAAGTAATTGCGCCACATCCACAAATTACAGTAGTGGCAGATGAGATTTATGAGTACATCAATTTTGGAGAGCCTCACTTTAGTATCGGAAGAGTAGAATCTTTGAAAGATAGAGTGGTTACTATTAATGGTCTTTCAAAAGGATTTGCCATGACAGGATGGCGTTTGGGCTATGCTGCTGCCCCTTTAGCAATCGCTAAGGCGTGTGATAAAATTCAAGGACAAGTTACTTCGGGTACAAATTCTATCACACAACACGCTGCTGTTACGGCTCTCAATGGAAGTCGAAAAGAGGTAGAGGAAATGAATAAGGCTTATCAGAAAAGAGGAAAACTTATCAAGTCTCTTTTAGACGAAGTAGAAGGTTTCAAGTGTAACACTCCACAGGGAGCATTTTACGTTTTTCCAGATGTGAGTGATTTTTATGGTAAGAATTACAATGGAAAAACCATTCAAAATTCAGAAGATTTTTCAATGTTTTTATTGGAAGAAGCCCACGTAGCTGTGGTCATGGGAGATGCTTTTGGTGCGCCTTCGTGTATTCGTCTTTCATTTGCTACATCAGAAGACTTGATTCAGAATGCTGTGGAGAGAATCAAAAAGGCTGTAGCAAAATTGAGTTAA